A window of Mesoplasma chauliocola contains these coding sequences:
- a CDS encoding MurR/RpiR family transcriptional regulator — protein MAWILERIEYASKEYKNSTYKLIATTIKNLVVSKKIEISQKELANLCFVSESTITQFSKYLGFSGFREFWFLLKKECENFENLNKQTIKDQNDFYKPIFSWLENNKEFINKITKSICKSDEVFIYSSNQMINSANFMQDSFNSLQKRTQLLNQTHFQKPFFSEDKKYVIIIFLSGRDNENIELIANSIKESPFSKSINIFLFTTENQLKKINFNPEGVILLDIIKDWPSFVHRNIAANILIGSIYSSILSYI, from the coding sequence ATGGCTTGAATTTTAGAAAGAATTGAATATGCTTCAAAAGAGTACAAAAACTCAACTTATAAATTGATTGCGACAACGATTAAAAACTTAGTAGTTAGCAAAAAGATTGAAATATCTCAAAAAGAATTAGCAAACTTATGTTTTGTTAGCGAATCAACAATAACACAGTTTTCAAAATACTTAGGATTTTCAGGATTTAGAGAATTTTGATTCTTGTTAAAAAAAGAGTGTGAGAATTTTGAAAACTTAAATAAACAAACAATTAAAGATCAAAATGATTTTTATAAACCTATTTTTTCTTGGTTGGAAAATAACAAAGAGTTTATTAATAAAATAACTAAATCTATTTGTAAAAGTGATGAGGTTTTTATTTATTCTTCCAATCAAATGATTAATTCTGCAAATTTTATGCAAGATAGTTTCAATTCTTTGCAAAAAAGAACTCAGCTTTTGAATCAGACTCACTTTCAAAAACCATTTTTTTCGGAAGATAAAAAATATGTGATTATAATTTTTTTATCTGGTAGAGATAATGAAAATATCGAATTAATAGCAAACTCAATAAAAGAGTCGCCTTTTAGTAAAAGTATTAATATTTTCTTGTTTACTACTGAAAATCAATTAAAAAAAATAAATTTTAATCCGGAAGGAGTAATTTTGTTAGATATTATAAAAGATTGACCATCTTTTGTGCATAGAAATATAGCTGCTAATATTTTGATAGGTAGCATCTATTCATCAATTTTGTCTTATATTTAA
- a CDS encoding glucose PTS transporter subunit IIA yields MKEIKIFAPSDGFVKYLAELNDGVFSEGMLGDGFVFEPSSKTLYSPLEKGEVAEIFHTKHAFFFKSEEAPTILMHIGLETVKLNGKPFKVKVNKNEKINLNSEIVEVDLKLLNDLNLVKSTPIVLDSMDSSNWKFVFKKTGKVKKGELIGVFSENSKVEKSNLEAYFGAENKYSIAAVQLNSFVGGKSNYSEVYNCMTRLRFKINDKSKVDENKISENQVVKGIIWNGEELQIVIGQDVYKLKDEISKLDVEINKNDKKQPFLKRSLAMFSGIMVPLIPIFIGTGLIQALIGILTLTNIMPTFTITSEGMEAIKNATGWDIFWLMLFVTGKSAPLFNGIAVAVSASKYFGLRLYVGVGIGLILSSPILFLGGGAFGAGGEWVLFTLGKINVSDPQLQYILDRWLTIMITAGNLKIFVIIPAVYFGKVLDEWIKTWISPLFELTCRSFLVYLIVGMFSLCILMPVWNFSEGIIGIIMYFISKIPFGIGLGVYTGLWQIFVIFGIHGTVGTIAVLQALVSLTSGQGGYAVFVPGQSISVYSQIGAIIGLIIVTKNKELKKQAMGMVPVGFLGITEPIIYGITLPRKRLFIAAIISAFIAGTFAGLVGVTARIGTGVGIFEGIGYFQYTAFDVDGTIAKATGQLSWIANGLWYVASCAIALVTAILISILMYKERISEKKSINIINKKLFNYIKKRNNLNYQEKENILNDLKGNFINLSSQDEIEIKKIEKILISILKAKVKISNIEEKQIKEKNKLSKRGRKAFKNNNIDQAEKIKSQIENSKYIFELEQATEKLNQIEKTLNLDWLNQFITSSNKEIINKIKKLNIFNKNELELLKNNYEEALSSVLIAYNFKKPFTVSEKFNFKK; encoded by the coding sequence ATGAAAGAAATAAAAATATTTGCTCCATCAGATGGTTTTGTTAAATATTTAGCTGAGCTAAACGATGGCGTTTTTTCAGAAGGAATGCTAGGAGACGGTTTTGTGTTTGAGCCAAGCTCTAAAACTTTGTACTCTCCATTAGAAAAAGGAGAAGTTGCTGAAATTTTTCACACTAAGCACGCATTCTTTTTTAAAAGTGAAGAAGCTCCAACAATTTTAATGCATATAGGATTAGAAACTGTTAAATTAAATGGTAAACCTTTTAAGGTAAAAGTTAATAAAAATGAAAAAATAAATTTAAACTCTGAAATAGTAGAAGTTGATTTAAAATTATTAAATGATTTAAACTTAGTTAAATCAACACCTATTGTTCTTGATTCAATGGATTCAAGCAACTGAAAGTTTGTATTTAAAAAAACAGGTAAAGTTAAAAAAGGAGAGCTCATAGGTGTTTTTTCAGAAAATAGCAAAGTAGAAAAAAGTAATTTAGAAGCTTACTTTGGAGCTGAAAATAAATACAGTATAGCCGCAGTTCAACTTAATTCTTTTGTTGGCGGAAAATCAAACTATAGTGAAGTATACAATTGCATGACTCGACTAAGATTTAAAATAAATGATAAATCAAAAGTTGATGAAAATAAAATATCAGAAAATCAAGTAGTTAAAGGAATAATATGAAATGGTGAAGAGCTACAAATTGTAATAGGACAAGATGTTTATAAATTAAAAGATGAAATTTCAAAACTTGATGTTGAAATTAATAAAAACGATAAAAAGCAGCCATTTCTTAAAAGATCTTTAGCAATGTTTTCCGGAATAATGGTTCCACTTATCCCGATATTTATAGGAACAGGTTTAATTCAAGCTTTAATTGGTATTTTAACATTAACAAATATAATGCCAACATTTACAATAACATCTGAAGGCATGGAGGCAATTAAAAATGCAACCGGCTGAGATATTTTTTGACTTATGTTATTTGTAACGGGGAAATCAGCCCCTCTATTTAATGGAATAGCTGTTGCTGTTTCAGCGTCAAAATATTTTGGATTAAGACTTTATGTAGGAGTTGGAATAGGTCTTATTTTAAGTTCACCAATATTATTTTTAGGAGGTGGAGCATTTGGTGCTGGTGGTGAATGAGTACTTTTTACGCTAGGGAAAATTAATGTTTCTGATCCTCAACTTCAATATATTTTAGATAGATGATTAACAATAATGATAACAGCAGGGAATTTAAAAATATTTGTAATAATTCCAGCTGTATACTTTGGTAAAGTACTAGATGAATGAATAAAAACTTGAATAAGCCCACTTTTTGAGCTAACTTGTAGATCATTTTTAGTTTATTTAATAGTTGGTATGTTCAGTCTATGTATACTAATGCCTGTTTGAAATTTTTCAGAAGGTATAATAGGCATAATTATGTACTTTATTTCAAAAATACCATTTGGAATAGGTTTGGGTGTTTACACTGGTCTATGACAAATATTTGTAATTTTTGGCATTCATGGAACAGTTGGAACTATAGCTGTGCTGCAAGCGTTAGTTAGTTTAACTTCTGGTCAGGGAGGTTATGCTGTATTTGTACCAGGGCAATCAATTTCAGTTTATTCTCAAATTGGCGCAATTATTGGTTTAATAATTGTTACAAAAAATAAAGAATTAAAAAAACAAGCAATGGGTATGGTCCCTGTAGGTTTTCTAGGTATTACAGAGCCCATTATATATGGTATAACACTACCAAGGAAAAGATTATTTATAGCTGCTATAATTTCTGCATTTATAGCAGGAACGTTTGCTGGTTTAGTTGGTGTAACTGCAAGGATAGGAACAGGTGTTGGTATTTTTGAAGGAATTGGTTATTTTCAATATACAGCATTTGATGTGGATGGAACAATTGCTAAGGCAACAGGCCAGTTATCATGAATAGCAAATGGATTATGATATGTAGCCTCTTGTGCTATTGCTTTGGTAACGGCCATATTGATTAGTATTTTAATGTACAAGGAAAGAATTAGTGAAAAAAAATCTATTAATATAATTAACAAAAAACTTTTTAATTATATTAAAAAAAGAAATAATTTAAATTATCAAGAAAAAGAAAACATACTAAATGATTTAAAAGGTAATTTTATTAATTTGTCTAGTCAAGATGAAATTGAAATAAAAAAGATTGAAAAAATTTTGATTTCTATTTTAAAAGCGAAAGTTAAAATATCAAATATTGAAGAAAAGCAGATAAAAGAAAAAAATAAATTAAGCAAAAGAGGAAGAAAAGCTTTTAAAAATAATAATATTGATCAAGCAGAAAAAATTAAAAGTCAAATTGAAAATTCAAAATACATTTTTGAATTAGAGCAAGCAACTGAAAAACTAAATCAAATTGAAAAAACCTTAAATCTTGATTGATTAAATCAATTTATTACTTCGTCAAACAAAGAAATAATTAATAAAATAAAGAAATTAAACATTTTTAATAAAAATGAATTAGAGTTACTTAAAAATAATTATGAAGAAGCCCTTAGTTCAGTACTTATAGCTTATAACTTCAAAAAACCGTTTACTGTAAGCGAAAAATTCAATTTTAAGAAATAA